The following proteins are co-located in the Dietzia timorensis genome:
- a CDS encoding permease produces the protein MAVLVALIAFALLGRTFGAQLRSSPDWGQAMTIFVAVVAQALPFLVLGVAVSGLLAVFVTPERVGRLVPDRPSAAVCAAGLGGAALPGCECGSVPVAGRLMNQGVPKAAALTFLLAAPAINPVVLVATFVAFPDRPEMVAARFGAGLLCALGVGLFWLRFGRDDLVRSRLPHHEHGGSRWARFVAVARGDLLLSGSFLVLGAGFVAFARTVVPGGWEHHVSNNPLLAVTVMFALAVVLSLCSEADAFVAAAMPEMGPLPLLVFLTVGPVIDLKLAVMYAGMFGRDFSLRFLPLVATASVAAALLIGSLVFAAMGVNPW, from the coding sequence ATGGCCGTTCTCGTTGCGCTCATCGCCTTCGCGCTGCTCGGGCGAACTTTCGGCGCGCAACTGCGCTCGAGCCCCGACTGGGGGCAAGCGATGACGATTTTCGTTGCCGTCGTCGCGCAGGCGCTGCCGTTCCTCGTTCTCGGAGTCGCCGTATCCGGGTTGCTCGCGGTCTTCGTCACACCTGAGCGCGTCGGCAGGCTCGTGCCCGATCGTCCCTCTGCCGCGGTGTGCGCGGCAGGGCTCGGCGGTGCCGCGCTCCCCGGCTGCGAATGCGGAAGTGTGCCCGTGGCCGGCCGACTCATGAACCAGGGCGTCCCGAAAGCCGCGGCACTGACCTTCCTTCTCGCGGCGCCTGCCATCAACCCCGTCGTCCTCGTCGCTACTTTTGTTGCGTTCCCCGACAGGCCCGAGATGGTCGCCGCGCGTTTCGGCGCCGGCTTATTGTGCGCGCTCGGGGTCGGGCTGTTCTGGCTGCGGTTCGGCCGGGACGATCTCGTACGGTCTCGCCTCCCCCATCACGAACACGGCGGCTCGCGGTGGGCGAGATTCGTCGCCGTGGCCCGCGGCGACCTCCTGCTCTCCGGATCGTTCCTCGTCCTCGGCGCAGGCTTCGTCGCATTCGCCCGAACAGTCGTCCCCGGCGGCTGGGAACACCACGTGTCCAACAATCCGCTGCTCGCCGTCACGGTGATGTTCGCACTCGCCGTAGTGCTGTCGCTGTGCTCCGAGGCCGACGCCTTCGTCGCGGCGGCGATGCCCGAGATGGGACCATTGCCGCTACTGGTGTTTCTCACCGTCGGCCCGGTCATCGACCTCAAACTCGCGGTCATGTACGCGGGAATGTTCGGCCGGGATTTCTCGCTCCGATTCCTCCCGCTCGTCGCCACCGCCTCGGTCGCCGCCGCCCTTCTCATTGGCTCTCTGGTGTTCGCTGCGATGGGGGTGAACCCGTGGTAG